CCCCCAGTCGTCGAAGGCGATATGCCGGGCAAAATGCACAGCCAGAAATACGGACACCGTGGCTGCGGTGAAAATCGCGATCATGATCATGATCTGGTAGCCGATGGCCACTGCCGGCGACGATCCCCCCAGAATCTGGCCGGTCATCATTCCCGGCAGGGACACGATGCCCATGGTGGCGATGGTTCCCAGTTGGGGGCCAACGGCCGCGCGGAAGGCGTTGCGCAAAAAGGGGCGGATCGCTTCGGATGGACTGGCTCCCAGGGTCAGATACTGGATATGAATGTCCTCACCGGCGCGCAGTTCCGAAAAAAAGCGATCCAGGGCCACGACATTGCTGCGCAGAATGTTGCCCAGCACCATGCCCATGAGGGGTACCAGATAGCGGGCCGAGGTCAGGGTGGCGAAATCGAAGAGAAGCAGGAAGCCGGTCAGGACCAGGATGGAGGTCAGCAGCTGCGCGGGGAGCATCGTCCACAGACATTTTTGCCAGGACAGTCCGCCCTGGCGCAGGATGGAAGCCGTGGCAACCACGATCATGACCAGGACCCACGCCGCGTTGACCGCGAGGTTGTCCAGGCGAAAGATGTATTCCAGGTACAGGGCGACCAGTCCCAGCTGCACGGCCATGCGGACCATGGCGATGAGCAGTTCCTTGGTCAGGCGAAGCTTCAGGTGTCGAAAAATGGCCACCGGAAGGATCAGGATGAGCGCATAGGCCAACAGGGCGGGCATGGCGATGACCACGGTTTCGTTCATGCGGTTTTCTCCAATTTGCCGTTGTCCAGACAGAGTTCCGTGAAGTCGAAGTCCAGCCATTCGCGGTTGTGGGTCACGGCCAGCACGGTCCGCGTTGTGTCCTCGGCAAAGAGGCGGATCACGGCCCGCGTGGCGTCCCGGTCCAGGCTGGAGGTGATCTCGTCCAGCAGGCAAAAGGAGCGGTTCAGCTGCAGACCCTGGATGATGGTCAGACGCTGCTGTTCGCCGCCGGATAGCCGGGCATAGGACGTGTCGCGCAGTGCCAGGTCCAGGTTCACGGCGGTCATCAGGCGGTCCTGATGGACGCGGTCCGGTTGCAGGGTGCGATTGGCGGCGAAGGTGAAGGGAAGGTCAAGGTACTCACC
This portion of the Deltaproteobacteria bacterium genome encodes:
- a CDS encoding ABC transporter permease, encoding MAGLRLHGTLSGQRQIGENRMNETVVIAMPALLAYALILILPVAIFRHLKLRLTKELLIAMVRMAVQLGLVALYLEYIFRLDNLAVNAAWVLVMIVVATASILRQGGLSWQKCLWTMLPAQLLTSILVLTGFLLLFDFATLTSARYLVPLMGMVLGNILRSNVVALDRFFSELRAGEDIHIQYLTLGASPSEAIRPFLRNAFRAAVGPQLGTIATMGIVSLPGMMTGQILGGSSPAVAIGYQIMIMIAIFTAATVSVFLAVHFARHIAFDDWGRIKPDIFIGRR
- a CDS encoding ATP-binding cassette domain-containing protein, with the protein product VILDAINLIVRPGDHLVLTGPSGSGKSTLLKVAILFEPADNGEVLWGGQRLTPADLAVHRRRFLYIGQKPLPFDGTAGEYLDLPFTFAANRTLQPDRVHQDRLMTAVNLDLALRDTSYARLSGGEQQRLTIIQGLQLNRSFCLLDEITSSLDRDATRAVIRLFAEDTTRTVLAVTHNREWLDFDFTELCLDNGKLEKTA